The Chryseobacterium indicum genome includes a window with the following:
- a CDS encoding MFS transporter → MAEMIGRFEKGKVGKKIKPNLSMAQIINMSMGFLGIQMAFGLQNGNASRILANLGADVHELSWFWLVAPFTGLIVQPIIGHLGDNTWSPLGRRKPYFLIGAILCAVGLVLLPNAATVTHMFAANSLLLAVIFLAMMDASVNIAMEPFRALVGDMLPKHQGTLGFSIQTILIGIGAVIGSYIPSLLTKLGVSNEAPEGFVGDNVIYSFYVGAGLLMLTILYTIITTKEYSPEEFAEFEDGKEIVEEKSKFSDIFRDFANIPAQMKKLGIVQFFSWFALFTMWVFTTSALATHHFGLSPEDTHSKAFNTAGDLTGELFGMYNFWAIPFAFLLTPIAKWIGKKQTHALALACGGLGLISMYFIKDVQYLWISMIGLGFAWASILAMPYAMLIEVIPQRKMGVYMGIFNFFIVIPQIINGLFGGPIVSNVFENHAIDYIVTGGACMLIGAIVTIIFIKSDDETPKEIEKEIQQVHF, encoded by the coding sequence ATGGCAGAAATGATAGGAAGATTTGAAAAGGGAAAAGTTGGAAAAAAAATAAAACCAAATTTATCCATGGCTCAGATCATTAATATGAGCATGGGATTTTTAGGAATTCAGATGGCTTTTGGTCTGCAGAACGGAAATGCCAGTAGAATTTTGGCCAATTTAGGAGCTGATGTGCACGAGCTGTCCTGGTTCTGGCTGGTTGCTCCTTTTACAGGATTGATTGTTCAGCCTATCATTGGACACTTGGGAGACAATACATGGAGTCCGTTAGGAAGAAGAAAACCTTATTTTTTAATTGGCGCGATCTTATGTGCAGTAGGTTTGGTTCTGCTTCCCAATGCAGCAACAGTTACTCATATGTTTGCAGCAAATTCACTTTTATTGGCGGTTATTTTCCTTGCAATGATGGATGCGTCCGTAAATATTGCAATGGAACCCTTTAGAGCTTTGGTTGGCGATATGCTTCCAAAACATCAGGGGACATTGGGATTTTCTATTCAGACGATTTTAATTGGAATAGGAGCGGTAATAGGTTCGTATATTCCCAGTTTACTTACAAAATTAGGAGTATCAAATGAAGCGCCGGAAGGATTTGTGGGAGATAATGTAATTTATTCTTTCTATGTAGGAGCCGGATTGCTTATGCTCACGATACTTTACACAATTATTACTACAAAAGAATATTCTCCGGAAGAATTTGCGGAGTTTGAAGACGGAAAAGAAATCGTAGAAGAAAAATCAAAATTCAGTGATATTTTCAGGGATTTTGCTAATATCCCTGCCCAGATGAAAAAATTGGGAATTGTTCAGTTTTTTTCATGGTTTGCGCTGTTTACCATGTGGGTTTTTACTACGAGTGCTTTAGCAACCCATCATTTCGGTCTTTCTCCGGAAGATACACATTCCAAGGCATTTAATACGGCAGGAGACTTAACGGGTGAATTGTTCGGAATGTATAACTTTTGGGCAATTCCATTTGCTTTTTTATTAACTCCAATTGCGAAGTGGATAGGTAAAAAACAAACGCACGCATTAGCTTTAGCTTGTGGAGGATTGGGATTGATCTCAATGTATTTTATAAAAGATGTCCAGTATCTTTGGATCTCAATGATAGGATTGGGATTTGCCTGGGCAAGTATTTTAGCAATGCCTTATGCAATGCTGATTGAAGTTATCCCGCAGAGAAAAATGGGGGTATACATGGGAATTTTTAATTTCTTCATTGTTATTCCACAGATTATTAATGGACTTTTTGGAGGACCAATTGTAAGTAATGTTTTTGAAAATCATGCGATAGACTATATTGTTACGGGAGGAGCCTGTATGCTGATTGGTGCGATTGTGACAATAATTTTCATAAAATCAGATGATGAAACTCCAAAAGAAATTGAAAAAGAAATTCAGCAGGTACATTTCTGA
- a CDS encoding nuclear transport factor 2 family protein, which yields MKKTTIFFTFILFVLSFTSISAQSKFDKEKTEIGTMLDGFNVAAAKADFNTYFNYFADESVFIGTDATEVWDKKAFMIWAKPYFDKKKTWNFTSLKRNIYFSKDGKLAWFDELLNTQMKICRGSGVVEKINGQWKVKQYVLSVTVPNEVVDKVVAEKTPIEDVLIQKLKK from the coding sequence ATGAAAAAAACAACAATATTCTTTACATTCATCCTATTTGTATTGAGTTTTACATCCATTTCTGCTCAGTCAAAATTTGATAAAGAAAAAACAGAAATCGGAACCATGCTCGACGGATTTAATGTTGCGGCAGCAAAAGCAGATTTCAACACTTACTTTAATTATTTTGCCGACGAATCTGTTTTTATCGGGACAGATGCTACAGAAGTGTGGGACAAAAAAGCTTTTATGATTTGGGCAAAACCCTATTTCGACAAAAAGAAAACCTGGAATTTTACTTCCCTGAAAAGAAATATCTACTTCAGCAAAGACGGAAAACTGGCTTGGTTTGATGAACTTTTGAATACCCAGATGAAAATCTGCCGCGGTTCAGGAGTGGTGGAAAAAATCAACGGACAGTGGAAAGTAAAGCAATACGTACTTTCCGTAACGGTTCCCAATGAAGTGGTAGATAAAGTAGTGGCAGAAAAGACTCCAATAGAAGATGTATTAATTCAAAAACTGAAAAAATAA
- a CDS encoding glycoside hydrolase family 13 protein, which yields MRHKLFYITTLCASSLFFSQIQKVEPAFWWKGMKNPELQILVYGKDIAKNEIELSDGVQIKDIQKVENPNYIFVTVNTNEINVPKFNINVKSGKKNLGSYTYELKQRNPNSANRESYSSKDVMYLIMPDRFANGDEKNDSSPNLTEKANRNLPNGRHGGDLRGIINNLDYIQNLGATAVWLTPVNEDNEKVYSYHGYAQTDLYKIDQRYGTNEEYKELSQKLNQRKMKLVMDYVTNHWGVSHWMIKDLPTKDWIHWFSDGENGFKRSNYKTTTQFDTNASEIDKKLALDGWFDTTMPDINQKNPLVLKYLTQNAIWWIEYAELGGFRVDTYPYNDKEAMAKWAKAITDEYPNFNIVGEAWLYSSAHIAAWQKDSKIGEAANYNSNLPSVMDFMLYSNLPKALKEKGSWNSGMVKVYDVFTSDFLYSNINNILVFFENHDTERFNEIFNGNPADYKLAMTLISTIRGIPQLYYGSEIGMRGDKNKGGDADIRRDFPGGWKSDKINAFNPSSQTPEQKEFYDFTQKLLNWRKGKEVIHTGKTKNFVPQNNVFVYFRYNEKESVMVILNNNDAEQTIDVKHFAESLSNFSKGKDIISGKEFSVKDNFKIPAKSSMVIELN from the coding sequence ATGCGTCATAAACTTTTTTATATAACAACGCTTTGCGCATCGTCTTTATTTTTTTCGCAGATTCAAAAAGTAGAACCTGCATTCTGGTGGAAAGGAATGAAAAACCCCGAACTTCAGATTCTGGTATACGGAAAAGATATTGCTAAAAACGAAATAGAGCTTTCAGACGGAGTTCAGATCAAAGATATTCAGAAAGTTGAAAATCCGAACTATATTTTCGTAACCGTTAATACCAATGAAATTAACGTTCCGAAATTTAACATCAATGTAAAAAGCGGAAAGAAAAATTTAGGTTCTTACACGTATGAACTGAAGCAGAGAAATCCAAATTCGGCAAACAGAGAATCTTATTCTTCCAAAGACGTGATGTATCTCATCATGCCGGACCGTTTTGCCAATGGGGATGAAAAAAACGACTCCAGTCCGAATTTAACCGAAAAAGCAAACCGAAATCTTCCTAACGGTCGACATGGAGGAGATCTGCGTGGAATCATCAACAATTTAGATTATATTCAGAACCTTGGAGCAACAGCAGTTTGGCTTACTCCGGTTAATGAGGACAACGAAAAAGTATATTCTTATCATGGATATGCACAGACCGATTTATACAAAATCGATCAGCGTTACGGAACCAACGAAGAATATAAAGAACTTTCTCAGAAATTAAATCAAAGAAAAATGAAGCTCGTGATGGATTATGTAACCAATCACTGGGGAGTTTCGCACTGGATGATCAAAGATTTACCCACAAAAGACTGGATTCACTGGTTCAGCGATGGCGAAAATGGTTTTAAACGTTCCAACTATAAAACAACCACGCAGTTTGATACAAATGCTTCCGAGATAGATAAAAAATTAGCTTTAGATGGCTGGTTTGATACGACGATGCCCGACATTAATCAGAAAAACCCTTTGGTTCTAAAATATTTAACCCAGAATGCGATCTGGTGGATCGAATATGCCGAACTAGGCGGTTTTCGTGTAGATACCTATCCTTACAACGACAAGGAAGCAATGGCAAAATGGGCAAAAGCCATTACGGATGAATATCCGAACTTCAATATTGTAGGAGAAGCATGGTTATATTCCAGCGCGCATATTGCAGCGTGGCAAAAGGATTCTAAAATAGGAGAGGCGGCAAATTATAATTCAAACCTTCCTTCTGTAATGGATTTTATGCTTTATTCTAACCTTCCGAAAGCATTAAAAGAAAAAGGCAGTTGGAATTCCGGAATGGTAAAAGTATACGATGTTTTTACAAGTGATTTTTTATATTCTAACATCAATAATATTCTTGTTTTTTTTGAAAATCACGATACCGAAAGATTCAACGAAATTTTCAACGGAAATCCTGCAGATTATAAACTTGCCATGACCTTAATCTCGACAATTCGGGGAATTCCACAGCTGTATTACGGCTCTGAAATAGGAATGCGCGGCGACAAAAACAAAGGCGGCGATGCAGACATCAGAAGAGATTTTCCGGGCGGCTGGAAATCAGATAAAATCAATGCTTTCAATCCTTCGTCTCAGACTCCTGAGCAAAAAGAATTTTACGATTTTACCCAGAAGTTGCTGAACTGGAGAAAAGGAAAAGAAGTTATTCATACAGGAAAAACCAAAAATTTCGTTCCACAGAACAATGTTTTTGTGTATTTTAGATACAACGAAAAAGAAAGCGTAATGGTCATTTTAAATAATAATGATGCGGAACAGACGATCGATGTGAAGCATTTTGCAGAATCTCTGAGCAATTTTTCAAAAGGGAAAGACATCATTTCCGGCAAAGAATTTTCGGTCAAGGACAATTTTAAAATCCCTGCAAAATCATCAATGGTTATTGAATTGAATTAA
- a CDS encoding DoxX family protein — protein sequence MIKRIFTPIQMPFWWQDLLFAIPRIVCGYLLTSDFGAAKFGLPWSPADNNLKFFEVAFWFPNDVAEYGGVFAMFPAFFAWMGAFSEAVGGIFLLLGLFTRPFAVLVFITMFVAVFFQQMNQGVWNMLPAMGIMWVSLFYIILGSGRFGLDYIIAKKLTR from the coding sequence ATGATAAAAAGAATTTTTACCCCCATTCAGATGCCATTTTGGTGGCAGGATCTGCTTTTTGCCATTCCGCGAATAGTTTGCGGATATTTACTGACGAGCGACTTCGGTGCTGCAAAATTTGGCTTGCCTTGGTCTCCCGCAGACAATAATTTGAAATTTTTTGAAGTGGCTTTCTGGTTTCCGAATGATGTCGCAGAATATGGTGGCGTTTTTGCCATGTTTCCTGCATTTTTTGCTTGGATGGGAGCTTTTAGTGAAGCGGTAGGCGGAATTTTTTTATTGTTAGGATTGTTTACAAGACCTTTTGCAGTACTTGTCTTCATTACCATGTTTGTTGCTGTATTTTTTCAGCAGATGAATCAGGGAGTATGGAATATGCTGCCTGCAATGGGAATTATGTGGGTGAGCTTATTTTATATCATTTTAGGCTCCGGAAGATTTGGTTTAGATTACATAATAGCTAAAAAATTGACCCGATGA
- a CDS encoding glycoside hydrolase family 97 protein — translation MKKITAGAIMLSMMFAGVNAQSLKSPDGKFEMYFQLKQGVPYYNLKYNGKTIVEDSKLGLRLFKDTSIKFASEIAKPEDVKFDLNNGFTKIEEKRDAKNEIWQPVLGEKKNYINHYNELAVTLNQTSTDRNIVVKFRLFNDGLGFRYEFPQQKNLNYFVIREEDSEIDFPTDMKSWWIVADYDSQEYQYQETKLSEIPARWPKAADANASQTLIKNAVQSPVMLKQEGKEPLYINVAEAAVLDYPASHLEVDAQNFKLKTHLTADRQGAKGYIQTPSVTPWRTIIVAPKAEEVMDSKMLFNLNEPTKYTDTSYIHPTKYMGVWWEMIIGKSQWAYGQPESNVRLGVTDFSKLTPNGKHGANNTKVKEYIDFAAENGFQGLLIEGWNVGWEDWFGHSKEFVFDFITPYPDFDIKMLNDYAHSKGIKLIMHHETSGSATNYERWADKAYQLMNKYGYDAVKTGYVGDMIPRGEHHYSQWTINHFYRIAEKANEYKIMVNSHESVRPTGESRTYPNYISAEAARGTEYEAFGGNNPDHQTILPFTRWMGGSMDYTPGIFQTKLDYYFPGDKRFVKTTLVKQLALYVVMYMPLQMAADLPENYKKHMDAFQFIKDVAADWDDTKILSAEPGDYIITARKAKGTENWFVGGITDENKSDYTVDFSFLDKGKKYEAVVYEDGKDADYINNPQSYNIYKKEITSKSKINFKMARSGGFAISIKPVK, via the coding sequence ATGAAGAAAATTACAGCAGGAGCAATCATGCTCTCTATGATGTTTGCGGGTGTTAATGCACAATCTTTAAAATCGCCGGATGGGAAGTTCGAAATGTACTTTCAGTTGAAACAGGGCGTACCTTATTACAATCTTAAATATAACGGAAAAACGATCGTCGAAGATTCCAAATTGGGACTCAGATTATTTAAAGATACTTCAATAAAATTTGCCTCAGAAATTGCAAAACCGGAAGATGTAAAATTCGATCTGAACAACGGTTTTACTAAAATAGAAGAAAAACGTGATGCTAAAAACGAAATTTGGCAGCCGGTTTTAGGAGAAAAGAAAAACTATATCAATCATTACAATGAATTGGCGGTAACGCTTAATCAGACCTCAACAGACAGAAATATCGTGGTGAAATTCAGACTGTTTAATGATGGTTTAGGTTTCAGATATGAATTTCCTCAGCAGAAAAATCTCAACTATTTCGTAATCAGAGAAGAAGATTCTGAAATTGATTTCCCTACAGATATGAAATCCTGGTGGATTGTTGCAGATTATGACTCTCAGGAATACCAGTATCAGGAAACAAAACTTTCTGAAATTCCTGCAAGATGGCCAAAAGCTGCAGATGCAAACGCTTCGCAGACTTTAATTAAAAATGCCGTTCAGTCGCCGGTAATGTTGAAGCAGGAAGGAAAAGAGCCATTATACATCAATGTTGCTGAAGCTGCCGTTTTAGATTATCCAGCTTCTCACTTAGAAGTTGATGCACAGAATTTTAAATTAAAAACACATCTTACAGCAGACCGACAGGGTGCGAAAGGTTACATTCAGACTCCTTCCGTAACTCCCTGGAGAACCATTATCGTTGCTCCGAAAGCAGAAGAGGTGATGGATTCTAAAATGCTATTTAACCTTAACGAGCCAACAAAATATACCGATACTTCTTACATTCACCCAACAAAATACATGGGAGTATGGTGGGAGATGATCATCGGTAAATCCCAGTGGGCTTACGGACAGCCGGAATCTAATGTGCGTCTTGGAGTAACAGATTTCTCTAAACTTACGCCTAACGGAAAACACGGAGCCAACAATACAAAAGTGAAAGAATATATCGATTTCGCGGCAGAAAACGGTTTTCAGGGACTTTTAATTGAAGGCTGGAACGTTGGTTGGGAAGACTGGTTTGGCCACTCAAAAGAATTTGTTTTCGATTTCATTACTCCTTATCCTGACTTCGACATCAAAATGTTAAACGATTATGCGCATTCCAAAGGGATCAAATTAATCATGCACCATGAAACTTCAGGTTCAGCAACGAACTATGAAAGATGGGCAGATAAAGCATATCAGTTAATGAATAAATACGGTTATGATGCCGTGAAAACAGGGTACGTAGGAGATATGATCCCAAGAGGAGAACATCATTATTCTCAATGGACAATCAATCATTTCTACAGAATTGCTGAAAAAGCCAACGAATATAAAATTATGGTGAATTCTCATGAATCTGTCCGTCCTACAGGAGAAAGCAGAACGTATCCGAATTACATCTCTGCGGAAGCGGCGCGTGGAACGGAATACGAAGCTTTCGGAGGAAACAATCCCGATCATCAGACCATTCTTCCGTTTACAAGATGGATGGGAGGTTCGATGGATTACACGCCGGGAATTTTCCAGACAAAACTGGATTACTATTTCCCCGGAGACAAACGTTTTGTAAAAACAACCTTGGTAAAACAGTTAGCGCTTTATGTCGTAATGTATATGCCTCTTCAGATGGCGGCAGACTTACCGGAAAACTACAAAAAGCACATGGATGCCTTCCAGTTTATTAAAGATGTAGCAGCAGACTGGGATGATACGAAAATCTTATCGGCAGAGCCGGGAGATTACATTATTACGGCAAGAAAAGCAAAAGGAACTGAAAACTGGTTCGTGGGCGGAATTACCGATGAAAACAAAAGTGATTACACTGTAGATTTTTCTTTCTTAGATAAAGGCAAAAAATATGAAGCTGTGGTTTACGAAGATGGAAAAGATGCGGATTACATCAACAATCCTCAAAGCTATAACATCTACAAAAAAGAAATCACAAGCAAATCTAAGATCAATTTTAAAATGGCACGAAGCGGAGGTTTTGCTATCTCTATCAAGCCTGTAAAATAA
- a CDS encoding SusE domain-containing protein: MKHLFKIFTLFAVAFIISSCEKDEDLAVVNDGTNPTVSANKTSVVLINNQSANEAVVFNWVNSDFGVPIQITNQLQFALKGTNFAAPKTVELVAGSKSYSIIGNDLNNIILGLGVTSVTATDIEVRLKSTAVGKTHYSNILPLKVTPFINGPIYTYTDLYLIGDATAGAWDNVATNAKIYPLLKSSDPNMYTYTGYFAQGGFKIIKTPGSWDPQYGMGSSAGVLSTSGGSGNITINGSGYYKVTINISSLTYTVTPVTPSATTYTSISLIGPAAGGWSTDLDLVKSTFDPHVWVKKNVMLSSGEFKFRANHDWGTNWGLSQQYFGTALLGGGNIPLATTFNYNVYFNDMTGDFSVIPAN, from the coding sequence ATGAAACATTTATTTAAAATATTCACACTGTTTGCTGTAGCATTTATTATTTCTTCTTGCGAGAAAGATGAGGATTTAGCTGTTGTAAACGATGGGACGAATCCAACAGTTTCTGCAAATAAAACTTCAGTTGTTTTAATCAACAATCAGTCTGCTAATGAGGCAGTGGTATTTAATTGGGTGAACTCGGATTTTGGAGTTCCTATTCAAATTACTAATCAATTACAATTTGCGCTTAAAGGAACTAATTTTGCTGCTCCAAAAACTGTTGAACTTGTGGCAGGATCTAAATCTTACAGTATAATTGGAAACGATCTTAACAATATAATTTTAGGATTAGGGGTAACATCTGTTACAGCTACAGATATTGAGGTGAGATTGAAATCAACAGCTGTTGGGAAAACTCACTATTCAAATATATTACCATTAAAAGTTACACCATTTATTAATGGTCCTATTTACACTTATACAGATTTATACTTAATAGGTGATGCTACAGCGGGAGCATGGGATAACGTGGCTACAAATGCGAAAATTTATCCGTTACTAAAATCTTCGGATCCAAATATGTATACTTACACAGGATATTTTGCGCAGGGAGGATTTAAAATTATTAAAACTCCGGGTTCTTGGGATCCACAGTATGGTATGGGTTCATCTGCAGGAGTATTAAGTACAAGTGGTGGTTCCGGAAATATCACTATTAATGGTTCAGGATATTATAAAGTTACTATTAATATTTCTTCCTTAACATATACTGTTACCCCTGTAACACCTTCAGCAACTACATACACTTCTATTTCTTTAATCGGTCCTGCAGCCGGAGGATGGTCTACAGATTTAGATTTAGTGAAATCTACTTTTGATCCTCATGTATGGGTGAAGAAAAATGTAATGTTAAGTTCAGGAGAATTTAAATTCAGAGCTAATCATGATTGGGGAACAAACTGGGGATTATCTCAGCAGTACTTTGGAACAGCATTATTGGGTGGGGGAAATATTCCTTTAGCAACAACATTTAATTATAATGTCTATTTTAATGATATGACAGGTGATTTCTCTGTAATTCCAGCGAATTAA
- a CDS encoding RagB/SusD family nutrient uptake outer membrane protein — protein sequence MRNKYLYKKIVLGSITLGTLFFAGSCTQDLEREPSLGLTSSSLYKDFGNYKPALAKIYAGLAIGGQGDQSNGDGNTDIGGIDGGFSNYLRQMFSMQVLTTDEAVIAWADSGLPEMHSMTWNASNPFVAAIYYRIFNVIAVSNEFIKNTSDEKLSSNGISGDNLTEAKYMRAEARFLRAQSYYHALDLFGNVPFVTENTDIITSPPPRIVRAELFKFVESELLACANELKDAKTNEYGRADKAAAWSLLARLYLNAQVYTGTARYTDCITYCNKVINAGYTLKTNYASLFMADNNVSNPEVILSVNYDGTNTRTYGGSTFMVHAAVGGSMPASQFGINGGWGGLRTTKSFVNLFAGSPGDQRGNFYTSGQNLEINNVSTFTDGYAFIKYKNIKYSNNTPGSDASGNFVDADIPLYRLADIYLMYGEAVTRGGSGGSLTTALGYVNALRTRAGGSTVSSINTDFFLDERSREMSWEATRRTDLIRYGKFTSSSYLWPWKGGIKEGKAVEDYRNLFPIPANDIVANPNLIQNPGY from the coding sequence ATGAGAAATAAATATTTATATAAAAAAATAGTTTTAGGTTCAATAACTTTAGGAACGTTATTCTTTGCGGGATCTTGTACACAAGATCTTGAAAGAGAGCCGAGCTTAGGATTAACTTCCTCATCCTTATACAAAGACTTTGGGAATTACAAACCAGCCTTAGCAAAAATATATGCGGGATTAGCTATTGGAGGACAGGGAGATCAGAGTAATGGAGATGGAAATACAGATATTGGAGGAATTGATGGCGGATTCTCTAACTATCTTCGCCAAATGTTTAGTATGCAGGTTTTAACTACGGATGAAGCAGTCATTGCTTGGGCTGATTCCGGCCTTCCTGAAATGCATAGTATGACATGGAATGCTTCAAATCCCTTTGTTGCAGCTATATATTATAGAATTTTTAATGTAATTGCTGTAAGCAATGAATTTATTAAGAATACTTCGGATGAAAAGCTTTCTTCAAATGGAATTTCTGGAGATAATCTTACTGAAGCAAAATATATGCGTGCAGAAGCAAGATTTTTAAGAGCACAATCTTACTATCACGCTTTGGATTTATTCGGAAATGTGCCTTTTGTTACCGAGAATACTGATATCATTACTAGTCCTCCTCCAAGAATTGTACGAGCAGAACTATTTAAATTTGTTGAAAGTGAATTATTAGCTTGTGCTAATGAACTAAAAGATGCTAAAACAAATGAATATGGTCGAGCAGATAAGGCAGCAGCTTGGTCCTTGCTGGCCAGACTGTATCTTAATGCTCAGGTTTATACAGGTACTGCCAGATATACTGATTGTATTACCTATTGTAACAAAGTGATAAATGCTGGATATACTTTAAAAACTAACTATGCTTCATTATTTATGGCTGATAATAATGTAAGCAATCCTGAAGTTATTCTTTCTGTAAATTATGATGGTACAAATACAAGAACTTACGGAGGATCAACATTTATGGTTCATGCTGCTGTTGGAGGGTCAATGCCTGCATCTCAATTTGGGATAAATGGAGGTTGGGGAGGTTTAAGAACTACAAAATCTTTCGTAAACCTATTTGCAGGTTCACCAGGCGACCAAAGAGGAAATTTTTATACTAGTGGTCAGAACTTGGAAATAAACAATGTTTCTACATTCACGGATGGATATGCTTTTATTAAATATAAAAATATTAAATATTCAAATAATACTCCTGGATCGGATGCATCCGGTAATTTTGTAGATGCGGACATCCCATTATATCGTTTAGCAGATATTTATCTAATGTATGGAGAAGCCGTTACAAGAGGAGGAAGTGGAGGAAGTCTAACAACAGCTCTGGGCTACGTAAATGCATTAAGAACAAGAGCTGGAGGTTCTACTGTTTCTTCCATTAATACAGATTTCTTTTTAGATGAAAGATCAAGAGAAATGTCTTGGGAAGCTACAAGAAGAACAGATCTTATCCGATATGGTAAATTTACATCATCATCTTACTTATGGCCGTGGAAGGGAGGTATAAAAGAAGGTAAAGCTGTTGAGGATTACAGAAATCTATTTCCTATTCCGGCTAATGATATTGTTGCAAATCCTAACTTAATTCAGAACCCTGGATACTAA